CTTTATTGCTCACAGATCGGAAGCTCAAGACCGGGCTCGACAAATGACTTCAATGCTGAAGAAACTAATTCCACGGCAAAACTTTGAAGTAGATATTCAAGGTGCAATTGGTGCTAAGATTATTTCTCGTGCAACCATTAAGCCATATCGTAAGGATGTTACTTGGAAGATTCATACTGGTGACCCAGATCGTCGTGCTAAATTGCTAGAAAAGCAGAAACGTGGTAAGAAACGCATGAAGGCTGTTGGGCGGGTAGAAGTGCCTCAAGATGCCTTTATGGCAGTGTTGAAGATGAACGATGACGATATCAAGGGAAAATAAAATGGCTAAAAAGAAAACAAATATTAGTAGAATTATACTACGAGTTTTGGGCATTATCCTTTTAATCGTTGGTGTGGCGCTAATCTTTAATAAACAAATTAGCAATCAAATGATTCGTCATAATCAGCAATCTACTCTCAATGGCTTGAATAAAAGTAAAGTTACGGAAAATCTACGTAAAAAAGGGATGTATGATTTTAGTAAAGTAAAATCATTGGGAATAGCGCAAGCAACAAGATCACAAGTTAAGAAAACTTCTGGTGCGATTGGTGCGTTAGCAATTCCTGATGTAAATATGTCCTTGCCAATTATGTTAGGCATGAGTGATGATGCCATGTCGACAGGCGGTGGTACGATGCGAGCTGATCAAGTGATGGGTAAGGGAAATTATCCTTTGGCGGGTCACTATATGACAGCAAAAGGTATCTTATTTTCACCATTAGAAGATGTCAAAAGGGGAGAGTTAATTTATCTAACTAATCTTAATAAAGTATATGTTTATCGAATTTATATGAAAAAGATTGTTGATCCTACAGCTGTTTGGCTAGTTGATAATACGAAGAAAAATATCGTAACTTTGATCACTTGTGCTGATGGGGGCAAGAATCGCTGGGCTATCCGTGGCAATTTAATTAAAACGGAAAAAGCTACCGATAATAATTTAAAGATTTTCAAGTTAAAATAAAAATCTACAATCTTTAACCTGATTTAGATTTGCGTTAAAATTATAATAGATTTTGTAATAAAGACACTCAATCATGAGTGCCTTTTCGTTTTGAAAAAAACATAAGGTGTTTGATAATTAATGAAATGGCAAGAAAGAACAGCTCAAGAATTAGCACCAGACTTAGTTGAAAAGTATCAATTGAGTCCAATCGCAGCTACGTTATTTGCTTTACGCGGTATTAATACGGACGAAAAGCTCGATTTTTGGTTTAATGCTACAGAAGATAATTTAGCTGATCCAGCACTTATGCACGATATGGATAAAGCGATTGAGCGAATTAATCAAGCAATTGATAATGGTGAAAAAATTACTATTTATGGCGATTACGATGCCGATGGGATTACCGCAACAACCATTATGACAGAGACATTAAGTATTTTGGGTGCAGATGTTCATTATTTTATCCCTGATCGCTTTAAAGATGGTTATGGTCCTAATTTAGCTCGATACCAAGATATTGTAGCTGATGGAACTAAATTAATTATCACAGTTGATAATGGAGTTACTGGGATTGAAGAAGTTAAATATGCGCAGGAGCATAGCGTTGATGTGATTTTGACAGATCATCATACTTTTCAGGAAGAAAAACCAGCTGCTTATGCAACTGTCCATTGTAATTATCCTGGGCAAAAATATCCTTTTGATGACTATTGCGGTGCTGGAGTCGCTTATACAATTTGTCGTGGTTTAATGCAAGATACGATGCCCGAATTACTTGATTTAGCAATGATCGGTACGATCGGTGATATGGTTAAAGTCACGGGTGAGGGTCATATTATTGTTAAGCGTGGCCTGGAAATGCTTAATCAAACAGAGCGACCTGGTTTGCGTGCTTTAATTAAAAATGCTGGTCTAACTTTAGGTGGAATCAATGAGACTGATGTAGGATTCAATATTGCTCCACGTTTGAATGCTGTCGGCCGGTTAGATAATGCTAATTTGGCGGTTGAGCTTTTACTAAGTGATGATGACCTTGAAGCACAAAAAATTGCTGATAGGATTGAAGAACTTAATAATCAGCGTAAAGAGTTGACCACTCAAGTTTATGAAAAATGTATGGATTTGATTCAAAAAAATAGCTGGCAGAAGCAAAATACTTTAGTTTTATATGATCCAGAATTTCATGAAGGTGTCTTGGGGTTAGTTGCTAATAAGATTGTTGAAAAAACACATAAGCCGACAATTGTTTTAACTAAAAATGCTGCAGGTGAAATTAAAGGATCAGGTCGTTCATTTACTGGATTTAATTTATTTAATGCATTGAATCCTATTAAAGACCAATACTTAACAAAATTTGGTGGTCATGATTTTGCTTGTGGCTTGTCAATGGAAGAAGAAAAAATTGCTCCGTTACGAGATCAATTTGAAAATAATTTCCAAGTCGAGGGTGGTCTTGAAACTAAAGATTATGATATGGAACTACCTATGAAAGGATTAAGTCCGCAAACTTTAGCGCAAATCAACCAGGTAGGACCTTTTGGTACGGGTGATCCACAACCAATTTTTAGTATTTCTGATCCAACGATCACTCACTTTTTTAAAATGGGTAAAGATAAGAATCACGTTAAATTTACTGTTAACAAGCAAGGTGGAAATTTAGCGGTAGTTGGTTTTAATAAGGGCTTTTTGAATAATAATCTTTTACCATTTATTTCTAAAATTTTTGTGCAGTTATCATTAAACACTTACCGAAAGCAAATTTCTTTACAAGGAATTATGACTGGTCTCGCTTTTGCTTCCCCTAAATTAGCCGTCCCAATGCCGGTAATCGATTTACGTCAAGAAAAATATGTGATGGGTTTTGCTGATCGCTATCTATTATTTGATCAAAAAAATATTCCGATTGTGCGTAATAGACTGCAAATCGATGAAGATAAGATTAGTTTGGTTAAAGATTATGATCAAACAGGTGAAACGATCGCTTTACTTGATGTGCCACGTAATCAAGTTGAGTTGGATGAAGCTTTGGAAAAGAATTACCAACAGATCTATTTGCGTTTTTTGCTTGATCAATTACCAGTCGAGCAAATTCCAGCTAAAAGTTATTTTGGAAATGTTTTAAAGTATATTTATAGCCATCCAACATTAACCCCAGCAGATTATCGAACCGTAGCACCATATTTAGGTTTAGATTATGATAGTGTGCTTTTCATTCTGAGAGTATTTTTTGAACTTGGTTTTGTAAAACTAGACGAAGGCAAGCTAGTCGGTGCCCCAGCTCCTAAGAAGCAGCCATTAACGGCATCGAAATACTTGATGGCAACTTCTTCGCAAATTAAGTTTGTCAGTCAATTGCGGACGATGCCAAGTCAACGTTTAATTACATATATTAATAATTTGGCAAATAATTAGATAATTATCCTGTTTTCAGTGTTTTTATTGTTAAAATCTGGTAAAATATATTGCAAGTGTTCAGGATTTTCCTAACAAGGGCATTGTTTTCCGTGACATCACACCGATTTTGCAAGATGGTGAATTGTATCATGCCGCTACTCATGAATTAGCAGAATATGCTAAGAGTAAGAAGGCAGATGTAATTGTTGGACCTGAAGCTCGTGGTTTTATTGTAGGTTGTCCTGTAGCTACTGAATTAGGCTTAGGTTTTGTACCTGCAAGAAAGCCACATAAGTTACCAAGAGAAGTTGAACGTGCTTCCTATGACTTGGAATATGGCTCAAATAGTTTGGAAATGCATAAAGATGCAATTAAGCCGGGTCAAAGGGTGGTTCTGTGTGATGACTTGATGGCTACTGCTGGTACCTTAAGAGCTTCTAAAGAATTAATCGAAAATCTTGGTGGTAAGCTTGTAGGTGCTGCGTTCTATATTGAATTACCAGATTTACATGGTAGAGAAAAGTTGCCAGATGTTGATATTTACAGTTTGGTTCAATATCATGGTGCTTAAAATAGAATAAATAAAAAGAGGGAATTAAATTGTACTGAGACGTAAAAAGTAGACAATTAAAATATTGATTGAATCCTTAATGGCTGGTTTTCTAACTAAACTATTTCCTAAAAAGTATTATAGTCATTGGTGTTATGGACTAGAATATATTCGAAAATCCATCTCCATGGTATCACATAGAAAAAACATTTGATCAGGAATAGTTGGCTTTTAGCACATATCTAATAAAAATCGCGCTTGATCTAATTTGCAAAGATCGTTATACTAAAGAAAGTGTTGCATCGAGAATCCTTGTTCACGATGCCCGATCAACAGAAATTCATAACAATCCTCTTAAAGGCGACTCGCTTTTAGGAGGATTTGTTTTTTTATTCTAAAACAAAAAAGATGAGAAATTATTCTTGATCGTCCACAATAAGGAAAACAGGATATTAAGAATAGGGAGGCTTAATTATGAAAAATGTAAAGAACATTATTATTGGTTTTGGTAAAGGTGGTAAGACTCTAGCTAAATTTTTAGCACAAAAAGGTGAAGAAGTCTTAGTTGTTGAGAAGTCAGATAAGATGTATGGTGGAACTTGTATTAATATTGCATGTTTGCCATCTAAGCGTTTAATTATCGAAGCTGGTAATGGCGTTGATTTTGTTGACGCGGTCAATGGCAAAAATGATATGACTTCAATGCTACGGAACAAGAATTATCATATGTTAGCAGATGAAGAGAATGTTACCGTACTTGACGGCATCGCTAAGTTTATGAATAATCATGAAATTGCAGTAACCACGGTAAATGGTCAAATCGAAGAATTTCATGGTGACAGAATTTTTATCAATACTGGTGCTTTGCCTGTTATGTTGCCAATTCCTGGTTTAATGGAAAGTAATGCTATTCTTGATTCGACTGCTGCAATGGATCAAACAAATTTACCTAAAAAGCTAGTGATTATTGGTGCTGGTTACATTGGTCTAGAATTTGCATCGATGTTTGCA
This is a stretch of genomic DNA from Lactobacillus crispatus. It encodes these proteins:
- the recJ gene encoding single-stranded-DNA-specific exonuclease RecJ; amino-acid sequence: MKWQERTAQELAPDLVEKYQLSPIAATLFALRGINTDEKLDFWFNATEDNLADPALMHDMDKAIERINQAIDNGEKITIYGDYDADGITATTIMTETLSILGADVHYFIPDRFKDGYGPNLARYQDIVADGTKLIITVDNGVTGIEEVKYAQEHSVDVILTDHHTFQEEKPAAYATVHCNYPGQKYPFDDYCGAGVAYTICRGLMQDTMPELLDLAMIGTIGDMVKVTGEGHIIVKRGLEMLNQTERPGLRALIKNAGLTLGGINETDVGFNIAPRLNAVGRLDNANLAVELLLSDDDLEAQKIADRIEELNNQRKELTTQVYEKCMDLIQKNSWQKQNTLVLYDPEFHEGVLGLVANKIVEKTHKPTIVLTKNAAGEIKGSGRSFTGFNLFNALNPIKDQYLTKFGGHDFACGLSMEEEKIAPLRDQFENNFQVEGGLETKDYDMELPMKGLSPQTLAQINQVGPFGTGDPQPIFSISDPTITHFFKMGKDKNHVKFTVNKQGGNLAVVGFNKGFLNNNLLPFISKIFVQLSLNTYRKQISLQGIMTGLAFASPKLAVPMPVIDLRQEKYVMGFADRYLLFDQKNIPIVRNRLQIDEDKISLVKDYDQTGETIALLDVPRNQVELDEALEKNYQQIYLRFLLDQLPVEQIPAKSYFGNVLKYIYSHPTLTPADYRTVAPYLGLDYDSVLFILRVFFELGFVKLDEGKLVGAPAPKKQPLTASKYLMATSSQIKFVSQLRTMPSQRLITYINNLANN
- a CDS encoding class A sortase, which gives rise to MAKKKTNISRIILRVLGIILLIVGVALIFNKQISNQMIRHNQQSTLNGLNKSKVTENLRKKGMYDFSKVKSLGIAQATRSQVKKTSGAIGALAIPDVNMSLPIMLGMSDDAMSTGGGTMRADQVMGKGNYPLAGHYMTAKGILFSPLEDVKRGELIYLTNLNKVYVYRIYMKKIVDPTAVWLVDNTKKNIVTLITCADGGKNRWAIRGNLIKTEKATDNNLKIFKLK
- a CDS encoding adenine phosphoribosyltransferase, encoding MVKYIASVQDFPNKGIVFRDITPILQDGELYHAATHELAEYAKSKKADVIVGPEARGFIVGCPVATELGLGFVPARKPHKLPREVERASYDLEYGSNSLEMHKDAIKPGQRVVLCDDLMATAGTLRASKELIENLGGKLVGAAFYIELPDLHGREKLPDVDIYSLVQYHGA